In the genome of Spea bombifrons isolate aSpeBom1 chromosome 11, aSpeBom1.2.pri, whole genome shotgun sequence, one region contains:
- the LRRTM3 gene encoding leucine-rich repeat transmembrane neuronal protein 3: protein MGVNPYRYLSGSAVFVLIALLVFMVMLSSAERGCPTGCRCDGKMFYCESQKLQEIPSALSPGCIGLSLRYNSLHILKYNQFKGLNQLTWLYIDHNHISDIDENAFNGIRRLKELVLSSNRISHILNNTFRPVTNLRNLDLSYNIMQTLRPGQFKGLRKLQSLHLRSNLLRTVPVRIFQDCRNLELLDLGYNRIRSLARNVFTGMIRLKELHLEHNHFSKLNLALFPRLVSLQNLYLQWNRISFIGLTMSWTWTSLQRLDLSGNEIEAFSGPIVFQCVPNLQRLNLDSNKLSFIGQEILDTWISLTDIGLAGNIWECSRNICSLVNWLKNFKGLRDNTILCAGPKDLQGENVIQAVRTYNICSKGITESRELKNSVRIPTIKHKSVRTKHESNSSMPPPTVGMTGSVFESSGDSEIVSLHKIIAGTVALVLSVLVIFLVIYVSWRRSPVGIRHLQQGSLLKNQRHSKRSPITQMPSSSQEFYVDYKPANREACEMVINGALPCTFTKSGSRECEV from the exons ATGG GTGTCAACCCTTATCGGTATCTAAGTGGATCTGCTGTATTTGTGCTAATAGCTCTGTTGGTTTTCATGGTAATGCTGTCATCTGCTGAACGCGGGTGCCCTACAGGATGTAGGTGTGAtggcaaaatgttttattgtgaaTCTCAGAAACTGCAGGAAATCCCATCAGCTTTATCTCCTGGCTGCATAGGTTTATCTCTCCGATACAACAGTCTGCACATCCTGAAGTATAATCAATTTAAAGGTCTTAATCAGCTCACTTGGTTGTACATAGACCACAACCATATTAGCGATATTGATGAGAATGCTTTTAATGGAATTCGCAGGCTGAAAGAATTGGTTCTGAGTTCTAACAGGATCTCCCACATCTTAAACAATACCTTCAGACCTGTAACTAACCTAAGGAACTTGGATTTATCTTACAACATCATGCAGACATTGAGACCTGGGCAGTTTAAAGGCTTGAGAAAACTACAGAGTTTGCACCTGAGGTCAAATTTACTGAGGACAGTCCCTGTGAGGATATTCCAAGATTGCAGAAACCTAGAACTTTTGGATTTAGGATATAACAGGATCAGAAGTTTGGCCAGAAATGTGTTTACGGGCATGATCAGATTAAAAGAACTCCACTTAGAACACAACCACTTCTCTAAACTCAACCTAGctcttttcccaaggctggtgAGTCTTCAGAATCTTTATTTACAGTGGAACAGAATCAGCTTCATAGGACTGACCATGTCATGGACCTGGACCTCTTTACAACGGCTGGATTTGTCTGGCAATGAGATAGAAGCCTTCAGTGGACCAATTGTATTTCAATGTGTGCCAAACCTACAGCGTCTCAACCTGGATTCCAACAAACTCAGCTTCATAGGTCAAGAAATCCTGGACACTTGGATATCTCTCACAGATATAGGTCTTGCAGGAAATATTTGGGAGTGCAGCAGGAATATATGTTCCCTGGTAAATTGGTTGAAAAATTTTAAAGGCTTGAGAGATAACACAATTCTCTGTGCTGGCCCGAAAGATCTCCAGGGGGAAAATGTGATTCAGGCAGTCAGAACCTATAATATTTGCAGTAAGGGtattacagaaagcagagaacTGAAAAACAGTGTACGAATTCCAACCATAAAACACAAAAGTGTCAGAACTAAACATGAGAGCAACAGTTCAATGCCACCACCAACTGTTGGAATGACAGGATCTGTTTTTGAGAGCAGTGGGGATTCAGAGATTGTCTCTTTACATAAAATCATAGCAGGCACTGTAGCCCTGGTCTTGTCAGTGCTAGTGATATTCTTGGTGATCTATGTTTCATGGAGAAGATCTCCAGTAGGTATAAGACATCTGCAACAGGGGTCTCTTCTAAAAAATCAAAGACACTCTAAAAGGTCACCCATAACTCAAATGCCTTCGTCCTCGCAGGAATTTTACGTAGACTACAAACCTGCAAACAGAGAAGCTTGTGAAATGGTTATAAATGGTGCACTGCCCTGTACATTCACTAAATCAGGTTCCCGGGAATGTGAGGtgtaa